The Nocardioides campestrisoli genome includes a window with the following:
- a CDS encoding L-threonylcarbamoyladenylate synthase → MRFPTSTDQAREEAVEAASLAVRRGDLVVIPTDTVYGVGADAFDEAAVRALLAAKGRGREKPPPVLVSSPTTLQALASRVSPYAQALVDAFWPGPLTLVCHQQPSLQWDLGETRGTVAVRMPDDPVALAVLERTGPLAVSSANLTGEPAARDADEAERMLGEKVAVVVDAGRTAGAAPSTIVDVTGPRPVVLRWGALGADELNVVLEPLGLAVASPEQVTEPVQPQQQTPEPEQPQEPGAPAERDGD, encoded by the coding sequence ATGCGATTCCCGACCTCCACCGACCAGGCTCGCGAGGAGGCGGTCGAGGCGGCCAGTCTGGCGGTCCGGCGTGGCGACCTGGTCGTGATCCCCACCGACACCGTGTACGGCGTCGGGGCGGACGCCTTCGACGAGGCGGCGGTGCGCGCCCTGCTCGCGGCCAAGGGCCGCGGCCGGGAGAAGCCACCCCCGGTCCTGGTCAGCAGCCCGACCACCCTGCAGGCGCTCGCCAGCCGCGTCTCGCCGTACGCCCAGGCGCTCGTCGACGCGTTCTGGCCGGGGCCGCTCACCCTGGTCTGCCACCAGCAGCCGTCGCTGCAGTGGGACCTGGGGGAGACCCGCGGCACGGTCGCGGTCCGGATGCCCGACGACCCGGTGGCCCTGGCGGTGCTGGAGCGCACCGGTCCACTGGCGGTGAGCTCGGCCAACCTGACCGGTGAGCCGGCGGCGCGCGACGCCGACGAGGCGGAGCGGATGCTGGGCGAGAAGGTCGCGGTGGTCGTGGACGCCGGGCGCACCGCGGGCGCCGCGCCCTCGACCATCGTCGACGTCACCGGGCCCCGTCCGGTGGTGCTGCGCTGGGGTGCCCTGGGTGCCGACGAGCTCAACGTCGTCCTCGAGCCGCTCGGTCTGGCGGTCGCCTCGCCGGAGCAGGTCACCGAGCCGGTGCAGCCCCAGCAGCAGACCCCCGAGCCGGAGCAGCCCCAGGAGCCGGGCGCCCCGGCCGAGCGAGACGGAGACTGA
- the prmC gene encoding peptide chain release factor N(5)-glutamine methyltransferase — MSADHDGGVSARSLRRSAGARLSRAGVASPERDVDELLASVLGLSLGQLPLAEEVSADQVARFEELLARREAREPLQHLLGTAAFRYVELEVGPGVFVPRPETELLAGWAVDQARAVEAEHGRGAVVVDLCTGSGAIARAVAHEVPSARVHAVELDPAALRWAARNLAETGVDLRQGDMGEAFDDLLGEVDVVVCNPPYIPLEAWESVAPEARDHDPHLALFSGADGLDAFRVLERRAARLLRPGGVVGAEHADAQGESAPAVFAGTGRWSQVRDHQDLAGRPRYVTARLAR; from the coding sequence GTGAGCGCCGACCACGACGGGGGAGTCAGCGCACGCAGCCTGCGTCGCAGCGCCGGCGCGCGGCTGTCCCGGGCCGGCGTGGCCAGCCCCGAGCGCGACGTCGACGAGCTGCTGGCCTCGGTGCTCGGCCTCTCCCTGGGGCAGCTCCCGCTGGCCGAGGAGGTGAGCGCGGACCAGGTGGCGCGCTTCGAGGAGCTGCTCGCGCGGCGCGAGGCGCGTGAGCCGCTGCAGCACCTGCTGGGCACCGCGGCGTTCCGCTACGTCGAGCTCGAGGTGGGGCCCGGGGTCTTCGTGCCGCGGCCCGAGACCGAGCTGCTGGCCGGCTGGGCCGTCGACCAAGCACGCGCCGTCGAGGCGGAGCACGGACGCGGTGCGGTCGTGGTCGACCTGTGCACGGGGTCCGGGGCGATCGCCCGGGCGGTGGCGCACGAGGTCCCCTCCGCCCGCGTGCACGCCGTCGAGCTGGACCCGGCCGCGCTCCGGTGGGCGGCGCGCAACCTCGCCGAGACCGGCGTCGACCTGCGCCAGGGCGACATGGGGGAGGCCTTCGACGACCTGCTCGGCGAGGTCGACGTGGTGGTCTGCAACCCGCCGTACATCCCCCTGGAGGCGTGGGAGTCGGTGGCCCCCGAGGCCCGGGACCACGACCCCCACCTGGCCCTCTTCTCGGGCGCCGACGGACTGGACGCCTTCCGGGTGCTGGAGCGGCGCGCCGCCCGGCTGCTCCGTCCGGGAGGGGTGGTGGGTGCCGAGCACGCCGACGCCCAGGGCGAGAGCGCGCCGGCCGTCTTCGCCGGCACCGGGCGCTGGTCGCAGGTGCGCGACCACCAGGACCTGGCCGGGCGTCCGCGCTATGTGACGGCGCGACTGGCACGATGA
- the prfA gene encoding peptide chain release factor 1, with protein MFEAVQGLVEEHAQLEEQLGAPETHADQRLAKRLNQRYAELSSVISAWRDWNRLGEDVVAARELATQDPDFAAEADELEDRRLAAEERLRRLLVPRDPADAKDAILEVKSGEGGEESALFAGDLLRMYTRFAEQRGWRTEILDATESDLGGYKSVTVAVKAKGTPEPGEAPYGMLKFEGGVHRVQRIPVTESQGRVHTSAAGVTVFPEAEQVDLVVDDNDLRIDVFRSSGPGGQSVNTTDSAVRITHVPTGIVVSCQNEKSQLQNKEQAMRILRSRLLAAAQEEADAEASAARRTQVRTVDRSERIRTYNFPENRISDHRTGYKAHNLDQVLDGDLLPVLSSSLDADLAARLDALEQ; from the coding sequence GTGTTCGAGGCAGTCCAAGGCCTCGTCGAGGAGCACGCACAGCTGGAGGAGCAGCTCGGCGCGCCCGAGACGCACGCGGACCAGCGGCTGGCCAAGCGGCTCAACCAGCGCTACGCGGAGCTGTCCTCGGTGATCAGCGCCTGGCGCGACTGGAACCGGTTGGGCGAGGACGTCGTCGCGGCCCGCGAGCTCGCGACGCAGGACCCGGACTTCGCCGCCGAGGCCGACGAGCTGGAGGACCGGAGGCTCGCCGCCGAGGAGCGGCTGCGCAGGCTGCTGGTCCCGCGTGACCCCGCCGACGCCAAGGACGCGATCCTCGAGGTGAAGTCGGGGGAGGGCGGCGAGGAGTCGGCGCTGTTCGCCGGGGACCTGCTGCGGATGTACACCCGCTTCGCGGAGCAGCGGGGGTGGCGCACCGAGATCCTGGACGCCACCGAGTCGGACCTGGGCGGCTACAAGTCGGTGACCGTGGCGGTCAAGGCGAAGGGCACGCCGGAGCCCGGCGAGGCGCCGTACGGGATGCTGAAGTTCGAGGGCGGCGTGCACCGGGTGCAGCGGATCCCCGTGACGGAGTCGCAGGGGCGGGTGCACACCTCCGCCGCCGGCGTCACCGTCTTCCCCGAGGCCGAGCAGGTCGACCTGGTCGTCGACGACAACGACCTGCGGATCGACGTCTTCCGCAGCTCGGGGCCCGGCGGTCAGAGCGTCAACACGACCGACTCCGCGGTGCGGATCACGCACGTGCCGACCGGGATCGTGGTGAGCTGCCAGAACGAGAAGTCCCAGCTCCAGAACAAGGAGCAGGCGATGCGGATCCTGCGCTCGCGGCTGCTCGCCGCGGCCCAGGAGGAGGCCGACGCGGAGGCCAGCGCGGCCCGCCGTACGCAGGTGCGCACCGTCGACCGTTCCGAGCGGATCCGTACCTACAACTTCCCGGAGAACCGGATCAGCGACCACCGCACCGGCTACAAGGCGCACAACCTCGACCAGGTGCTCGACGGGGACCTCCTTCCGGTCCTGTCCAGCTCCCTGGACGCCGACCTGGCGGCGCGCCTGGACGCGCTCGAGCAGTGA
- the rpmE gene encoding 50S ribosomal protein L31: MKKDIHPAYVETQVTCTCGATFTTRSTATSGKLHADVCSQCHPFYTGKQKILDTGGRVARFEARYAKAAKK, translated from the coding sequence ATGAAGAAGGACATCCACCCGGCGTACGTCGAGACCCAGGTGACCTGCACCTGTGGCGCGACGTTCACCACCCGCAGCACTGCCACGTCCGGCAAGCTCCACGCCGACGTGTGCTCGCAGTGCCACCCGTTCTACACCGGCAAGCAGAAGATCCTCGACACCGGTGGCCGCGTGGCCCGGTTCGAGGCGCGCTACGCCAAGGCTGCCAAGAAGTAG
- a CDS encoding response regulator transcription factor — translation MARILVADDDVDIRELVEFKLSTLGHDVVAVADGASAVDEVQRQRPDLAVLDVMMPGMSGLDAVRVIRSDPALSDLPVILLTARAQESDVETGFDSGADDYITKPFSPRELASRVQALLTRTR, via the coding sequence ATGGCACGCATTCTTGTCGCTGACGACGACGTCGACATCCGCGAGCTGGTGGAGTTCAAGCTCTCCACCCTCGGCCACGACGTGGTCGCCGTGGCCGACGGGGCCTCCGCGGTGGACGAGGTGCAGCGGCAGCGGCCGGACCTCGCCGTCCTGGACGTGATGATGCCGGGGATGTCCGGCCTGGACGCCGTCCGGGTCATCCGCAGCGACCCGGCGCTCTCCGACCTGCCGGTCATCCTGCTGACCGCGCGGGCCCAGGAGTCCGACGTGGAGACGGGCTTCGACTCCGGCGCGGACGACTACATCACCAAGCCGTTCAGCCCCCGCGAGCTCGCCTCGCGGGTGCAGGCCCTGCTTACCCGCACCCGCTGA
- the rho gene encoding transcription termination factor Rho, with protein MSETTDSTLPAGTPSQDAPKKRAGSLNGMLLADLKAMAEALGIAGAAGMRKAQLVEAIRALQAGVSARGSAAAQTAQSAQSAESTQAPQSSKAAPQSGPSGAGDQSSDAPATASAPTRAARSRARATQEAPVERAAEQGPSRGGDAQEPTRRERTRRREQQDASSADRTEDGAAQRPGRERAGESRQAEQKQGDQKQSEQKQAREKQADKQADKQGEKHGDREKQGGQKQGDRDKQGDRDKQGDKGGRTRQDPQEKRSRPEHDQHDQHDSRDDLGDDELGSRRNRRRRGRERSATGRPGRGSEPDTTILEDDVLVPAAGILDVLENYAFVRTSGYLPGADDVYLSLSMVRKYGLRRGDAIVGQVRQPREGERREKFNPMVRIDTVNGADPEASRDRPEFGAFVPVHPEDRLRLETGPEDLLGRAIDLLAPIGKGQRGLILSPPHAGKTTVVQSLARSISTNNPECHLMVVLVDERPEEVTDYQRSVKGEVIASTFDRPATDHTMLAELAIERAQRLVELGHDVVVLLDSLTGLGRAYNLAAPANGRVLEGGVDASALFPPKHFFGAARNVEDGGSLTILATVLVETGSRTDEVLLEELAGTENMELHLHRAPARKGLLPSIDPVRSGTRHEDRLMGEQELAIVWKLRHQLAELDQPEALALLTERLGSSQNNIDLLTRVQKS; from the coding sequence GTGAGCGAAACCACCGACTCGACCCTCCCGGCCGGGACCCCCTCGCAGGACGCGCCGAAGAAGCGCGCGGGGAGCCTGAACGGGATGCTCCTGGCCGACCTGAAGGCGATGGCCGAGGCCCTGGGGATCGCCGGCGCCGCAGGCATGCGGAAGGCGCAGCTCGTCGAGGCGATCCGCGCACTGCAGGCCGGCGTGAGCGCGCGGGGATCCGCCGCCGCCCAGACCGCTCAGTCCGCTCAGTCCGCTGAGTCCACCCAGGCCCCCCAGTCCAGCAAGGCCGCCCCCCAGTCCGGTCCGTCCGGGGCAGGGGACCAGAGCAGCGACGCACCGGCGACAGCCTCGGCTCCGACCCGCGCGGCGAGAAGCCGCGCCCGGGCCACCCAGGAGGCTCCGGTGGAGCGCGCCGCCGAGCAGGGCCCGAGCAGGGGCGGCGATGCGCAGGAGCCCACCCGCCGGGAGCGGACGCGCCGGCGCGAGCAGCAGGACGCCTCGTCGGCGGACCGCACCGAGGACGGCGCCGCGCAGCGCCCGGGCCGCGAGCGGGCCGGCGAGTCGCGCCAGGCCGAGCAGAAGCAGGGCGACCAGAAGCAGTCGGAGCAGAAGCAGGCTCGGGAGAAGCAGGCCGACAAGCAGGCCGACAAGCAGGGCGAGAAGCACGGCGACCGGGAGAAGCAGGGCGGCCAGAAGCAGGGCGACCGGGACAAGCAGGGCGACCGCGACAAGCAGGGCGACAAGGGCGGGCGTACCCGTCAGGACCCCCAGGAGAAGCGGTCCCGTCCCGAGCACGACCAGCACGACCAGCACGACTCCCGCGACGACCTCGGCGACGACGAGCTCGGCAGCCGCCGCAACCGTCGCCGGCGCGGACGTGAGCGGAGCGCCACGGGTCGCCCCGGCCGCGGGAGCGAGCCCGACACCACGATCCTCGAGGACGACGTCCTGGTGCCCGCCGCGGGCATCCTGGACGTCCTGGAGAACTACGCGTTCGTCCGCACCAGCGGGTACCTGCCCGGCGCCGACGACGTCTACCTGTCGCTGTCGATGGTGCGCAAGTACGGCCTGCGCCGCGGTGACGCCATCGTCGGGCAGGTGCGGCAGCCCCGGGAGGGGGAGCGCCGGGAGAAGTTCAACCCGATGGTCCGGATCGACACCGTCAACGGCGCGGACCCGGAGGCCTCCCGCGACCGGCCCGAGTTCGGTGCCTTCGTCCCCGTGCACCCCGAGGACCGGCTCCGCCTGGAGACCGGCCCCGAGGACCTGCTGGGCCGGGCCATCGACCTGCTCGCGCCGATCGGCAAGGGGCAGCGCGGGCTGATCCTCTCCCCGCCGCACGCCGGCAAGACCACGGTGGTGCAGTCCCTGGCCCGCTCGATCAGCACCAACAACCCCGAGTGCCACCTGATGGTGGTGCTGGTCGACGAGCGCCCCGAGGAGGTCACCGACTACCAGCGCTCGGTGAAGGGCGAGGTGATCGCCTCCACCTTCGACCGTCCCGCGACCGACCACACGATGCTGGCCGAGCTGGCCATCGAGCGCGCGCAGCGCCTGGTCGAGCTGGGGCACGACGTGGTCGTCCTGCTGGACTCCCTCACCGGCCTGGGCCGGGCCTACAACCTCGCGGCTCCCGCCAACGGCCGGGTGCTGGAGGGCGGGGTCGACGCCAGTGCGCTCTTCCCGCCGAAGCACTTCTTCGGGGCTGCGCGCAACGTCGAGGACGGCGGGTCGCTGACCATCCTGGCGACCGTGCTCGTCGAGACCGGCTCCCGCACCGACGAGGTGCTGCTCGAGGAGCTCGCCGGCACCGAGAACATGGAGCTGCACCTGCACCGTGCGCCGGCCCGCAAGGGACTCCTGCCCTCGATCGACCCGGTCCGCTCCGGCACCCGGCACGAGGACCGGCTGATGGGGGAGCAGGAGCTGGCGATCGTGTGGAAGCTGCGCCACCAGCTCGCCGAGCTCGACCAGCCCGAGGCCCTGGCCCTGCTGACCGAGCGACTGGGCTCCTCGCAGAACAACATCGACCTCCTCACCCGGGTGCAGAAGTCGTAG
- the thrB gene encoding homoserine kinase, whose translation MATFVPGPVAVTVPATSANLGPGFDTLGLALSLRDDLVGEVTEGGLRVEVHGEGSDGVPRDESHLVVRAMRIAFDAMRADPPGLALSCRNEIPHARGLGSSSAAIVGGLVLARALVAGGALLLDDDALLTLAADLEGHPDNVAPALFGGFTIAGAEGDRWFAVPAPVDPRITTVAYVPSAPVSTEAARGLLPAVVSHADAARNAGRAALLVAALAGRPESLLPATEDRLHQDQREPAMPESLALVRALRATGIPAVVSGAGPTVLALTDAASVPELLARCPAGWRAWHLEVDQRGARVLGS comes from the coding sequence GTGGCCACCTTCGTGCCGGGGCCGGTCGCGGTGACCGTCCCCGCGACCTCGGCCAACCTCGGGCCCGGGTTCGACACCCTCGGACTGGCGCTGTCGCTGCGCGACGACCTGGTCGGAGAGGTCACCGAGGGTGGTCTCCGCGTGGAGGTCCACGGCGAGGGCAGCGACGGGGTCCCGCGCGACGAGAGCCACCTGGTGGTCCGGGCGATGCGGATCGCCTTCGACGCGATGCGGGCCGACCCGCCCGGCCTCGCGCTGTCGTGCCGCAACGAGATCCCGCACGCCCGCGGCCTCGGCTCGTCCTCGGCCGCGATCGTCGGGGGCCTGGTGCTGGCCAGGGCGCTGGTGGCCGGCGGTGCGCTGCTGCTCGACGACGACGCACTCCTGACGCTGGCCGCGGACCTGGAGGGACATCCCGACAACGTGGCGCCCGCCCTGTTCGGCGGCTTCACGATCGCGGGGGCAGAGGGCGACCGGTGGTTCGCGGTGCCCGCGCCGGTGGACCCGCGGATCACCACCGTGGCGTACGTGCCGTCGGCCCCGGTCTCCACCGAGGCCGCCAGGGGGCTGCTGCCCGCCGTGGTGAGCCACGCCGACGCCGCCCGGAACGCGGGCCGTGCCGCACTCCTGGTGGCGGCGCTCGCGGGACGTCCCGAGAGCCTGCTGCCGGCCACCGAGGACCGGCTGCACCAGGACCAGCGGGAGCCCGCGATGCCGGAGTCCCTGGCCCTGGTCCGCGCTCTGCGCGCGACCGGGATCCCCGCGGTGGTCTCCGGAGCAGGGCCCACCGTGCTCGCCCTGACCGACGCCGCCTCGGTGCCGGAGCTGCTCGCCCGGTGCCCGGCCGGCTGGCGCGCCTGGCACCTCGAGGTCGACCAGCGCGGCGCTCGCGTCCTCGGCAGCTGA
- the thrC gene encoding threonine synthase — translation MSAHQWRGVIEEYRELLDIPAGTPAVTLGEGGTPLVDSQWLSGLTGGQVWLKVEGDNPTGSFKDRGMTTAISVAKHEGAEAVVCASTGNTSASMAAYAAKAGLKPLVLVPEGKISRGKMAQAIMHGAQVIMVRGNFDDCLRLSRGLAEEYPVALVNSVNPVRLEGQKTASFEIVDRLGDAPDVHLLPVGNAGNISAYWLGYRQYAERGVSTRKPVMRAFQAEGAAPLVTGEPFPHPETLATAIRIGNPASWKLAVAAAQESGGRFASLTDEQILSAQRELARRDGVFVEPASAVGVAGMLQELEQGESYRGKTVVITVTGHGLKDTDTALEGLGPVVDTVVDADVLAAASAAGLV, via the coding sequence GTGAGTGCCCACCAGTGGCGAGGCGTGATCGAGGAGTACCGCGAGCTGCTCGACATCCCGGCCGGGACGCCGGCCGTCACCCTGGGGGAGGGCGGCACCCCCCTGGTGGACTCCCAGTGGCTCTCCGGCCTCACCGGGGGACAGGTCTGGCTCAAGGTCGAGGGTGACAACCCCACCGGCTCCTTCAAGGACCGCGGCATGACCACCGCCATCTCGGTCGCCAAGCACGAGGGCGCCGAGGCCGTGGTCTGCGCCTCCACCGGCAACACGTCGGCCTCGATGGCCGCCTACGCCGCCAAGGCCGGCCTCAAGCCGCTGGTGCTGGTGCCGGAGGGCAAGATCTCGCGCGGCAAGATGGCGCAGGCGATCATGCACGGGGCGCAGGTGATCATGGTCCGCGGCAACTTCGACGACTGCCTGCGGCTCTCCCGCGGTCTGGCCGAGGAGTACCCGGTGGCCCTGGTCAACTCGGTCAACCCGGTGCGGCTCGAGGGCCAGAAGACCGCGTCGTTCGAGATCGTCGACCGGCTCGGCGACGCGCCGGACGTGCACCTGCTGCCGGTCGGCAACGCCGGCAACATCTCCGCGTACTGGCTGGGCTACCGCCAGTACGCCGAGCGCGGGGTCAGCACCCGCAAGCCGGTCATGCGCGCCTTCCAGGCCGAAGGGGCGGCGCCGCTGGTGACGGGCGAGCCCTTCCCCCACCCGGAGACCCTGGCCACCGCGATCCGGATCGGCAACCCCGCCTCCTGGAAGCTGGCCGTGGCCGCGGCGCAGGAGTCCGGCGGCCGGTTCGCCTCGCTGACCGACGAGCAGATCCTCTCCGCGCAGCGCGAGCTCGCACGCCGCGACGGCGTCTTCGTGGAGCCCGCCTCCGCGGTCGGCGTGGCCGGGATGCTGCAGGAGCTGGAGCAGGGTGAGTCCTACCGCGGCAAGACCGTGGTGATCACCGTGACCGGGCACGGCCTCAAGGACACCGACACCGCCCTGGAGGGGCTGGGCCCGGTGGTGGACACGGTGGTTGACGCCGACGTCCTCGCCGCCGCCTCGGCAGCCGGACTGGTCTGA
- a CDS encoding homoserine dehydrogenase, whose product MSDKPLNVALLGCGSVGSQVVRLLTEQADDLEARVGAPVRLVGVAVRRLDAPREVEVPEGLLTTDAESLVAREDVDVVVEVIGGIEPARSLILRALEHGASVVSANKALLAEDGPTLFEAAGKASRDLYYEAAVAGAIPILRPLRESLAGDRVTRVLGIVNGTTNFILDKMDTSGAGFSEALEEAQELGYAEADPTADVEGFDAAAKAAILASLAFHTRVTASDVYREGISEVTAADVASARDMGAVVKLLAIAELSDERVSVRVHPAMIPRSHPLASVREAYNAVFVESQAAGQLMFYGPGAGGAPTASAVLGDLVTVARNRLTGTTGAGESAYAEREVRPMGETTTRYHVAIDVDDRAGVLAEVAQAFAAHDVSIQTVRQEGRGADAQLVVVSHQATDAQLAATVDRLRQMEIVRDVTSVMRVEGDAE is encoded by the coding sequence ATGAGCGACAAGCCGCTGAACGTGGCGCTCCTGGGCTGCGGCTCGGTGGGCTCCCAGGTGGTCCGACTGCTGACCGAGCAGGCCGACGACCTCGAGGCCCGGGTGGGTGCACCGGTCAGGCTGGTCGGCGTCGCCGTCCGGCGCCTGGACGCCCCGCGTGAGGTGGAGGTGCCCGAGGGGCTGCTCACCACCGACGCGGAGTCGCTGGTGGCGCGCGAGGACGTCGACGTGGTGGTCGAGGTGATCGGCGGCATCGAGCCCGCCCGCTCGCTGATCCTGCGGGCCCTCGAGCATGGCGCCTCGGTGGTGAGCGCCAACAAGGCGCTGCTCGCCGAGGACGGTCCCACGCTCTTCGAGGCGGCGGGCAAGGCCTCGCGCGACCTCTACTACGAGGCGGCCGTGGCCGGCGCGATCCCGATCCTGCGGCCCCTGCGCGAGTCGCTGGCCGGTGACCGGGTGACCCGGGTGCTGGGCATCGTCAACGGCACCACCAACTTCATCCTGGACAAGATGGACACCTCCGGCGCCGGGTTCTCCGAGGCGCTGGAGGAGGCCCAGGAGCTGGGGTATGCCGAGGCCGACCCGACGGCCGACGTCGAGGGGTTCGACGCCGCGGCCAAGGCCGCGATCCTGGCCAGCCTCGCCTTCCACACCCGGGTGACCGCCTCCGACGTGTACCGCGAGGGGATCTCCGAGGTCACCGCGGCGGACGTCGCCTCGGCCCGCGACATGGGCGCCGTGGTCAAGCTGCTGGCGATCGCCGAGCTCTCCGACGAGCGGGTCTCGGTGCGGGTGCACCCGGCGATGATCCCGCGCAGCCACCCGCTGGCCAGCGTGCGCGAGGCCTACAACGCCGTCTTCGTGGAGTCGCAGGCCGCCGGCCAGCTGATGTTCTACGGCCCGGGCGCGGGTGGGGCTCCCACCGCCTCGGCGGTCCTCGGCGACCTGGTCACGGTGGCCCGCAACCGGCTCACCGGCACCACGGGCGCGGGGGAGTCGGCGTACGCCGAGCGCGAGGTGCGGCCGATGGGCGAGACCACGACCCGCTACCACGTGGCGATCGACGTCGACGACCGCGCGGGCGTGCTGGCCGAGGTGGCCCAGGCGTTCGCCGCGCACGACGTCTCGATCCAGACGGTGCGCCAGGAGGGCCGCGGCGCCGACGCGCAGCTCGTGGTCGTCTCGCACCAGGCCACGGACGCACAGCTGGCGGCGACCGTCGACCGGCTCAGGCAGATGGAGATCGTCCGCGACGTCACCTCGGTGATGCGGGTGGAAGGAGACGCGGAGTGA
- the lysA gene encoding diaminopimelate decarboxylase has protein sequence MSTTHQAGWAHAAGALRGPSWLREPADPNALVPLLWSGSARKVDGVLEVGGVRLTDLVAEHGSPAYVLDEADFRARARAFRDAFDDFDVFYAGKAFLSTAVARWVAEEGLCLDVCSAGELLVAERAGFDMARVGYHGNNKSTAELARAIELGVGRIIVDSFDELERLVRLAADHDGDPVRLMVRVTAGVEAHTHEYIATAHEDQKFGFSITSGDALEAVRRVLAAPGLELLGLHSHIGSQIFDSSGFEVAARRVLALHATVARELGVAMPEMDLGGGFGIAYTTQDDPAEPSRLAAEMRAIVDHECRALGVEAPRLSIEPGRAIVGPSMCTVYTVGTVKEVTLDGGARRTYVSVDGGMSDNIRTALYDADYSCTLASRESTAPGRLSRVVGKHCEAGDIVVKDEFLPADVAPGDLVAVPATGAYCRSLASNYNHALRPPVVAVRDGASRVVVRRETEDDLLATDVGDE, from the coding sequence GTGAGCACCACCCACCAGGCCGGGTGGGCGCACGCCGCCGGTGCCCTGCGGGGTCCCTCGTGGTTGCGCGAGCCCGCTGACCCCAACGCCCTGGTGCCGCTCCTGTGGTCCGGCTCGGCGCGCAAGGTCGACGGCGTCCTGGAGGTCGGGGGAGTCCGGCTGACCGACCTGGTCGCCGAGCACGGCAGCCCGGCGTACGTCCTGGACGAGGCGGACTTCCGGGCACGTGCCCGGGCGTTCCGCGACGCGTTCGACGACTTCGACGTCTTCTACGCCGGCAAGGCGTTCCTCAGCACCGCCGTGGCCCGGTGGGTCGCCGAGGAGGGGCTGTGCCTGGACGTGTGCAGCGCCGGCGAGCTGCTGGTCGCCGAGCGGGCCGGCTTCGACATGGCCCGGGTGGGATACCACGGCAACAACAAGTCGACGGCCGAGCTGGCCCGGGCCATCGAGCTCGGCGTGGGCCGGATCATCGTCGACTCCTTCGACGAGCTCGAGCGGCTCGTCCGGCTGGCCGCCGACCACGACGGCGACCCGGTGCGCCTGATGGTCCGGGTCACCGCCGGTGTGGAGGCGCACACCCACGAGTACATCGCCACCGCGCACGAGGACCAGAAGTTCGGCTTCTCGATCACCTCCGGCGACGCCCTGGAGGCGGTACGCCGCGTGCTCGCCGCCCCGGGCCTGGAGCTGCTGGGCCTGCACTCGCACATCGGTAGCCAGATCTTCGACTCCTCCGGGTTCGAGGTCGCCGCCCGCCGGGTGCTCGCGCTGCACGCGACCGTGGCCCGGGAGCTCGGCGTGGCGATGCCGGAGATGGACCTCGGTGGCGGCTTCGGCATCGCCTACACCACCCAGGACGACCCGGCCGAGCCGAGCCGGCTGGCCGCGGAGATGCGGGCGATCGTCGACCACGAGTGCCGCGCCCTCGGGGTCGAGGCCCCCCGGCTCTCCATCGAGCCGGGCCGCGCGATCGTGGGTCCGTCCATGTGCACCGTCTACACCGTGGGCACGGTCAAGGAGGTCACCCTCGACGGTGGCGCCCGCCGGACCTACGTGAGCGTCGACGGCGGGATGAGCGACAACATCCGCACCGCGCTCTACGACGCCGACTACTCCTGCACGCTGGCCAGCCGCGAGTCGACTGCTCCAGGCCGTCTGTCCCGGGTGGTCGGCAAGCACTGCGAGGCCGGCGACATCGTGGTCAAGGACGAGTTCCTGCCCGCCGACGTGGCTCCCGGCGACCTGGTGGCGGTCCCCGCCACGGGCGCCTACTGCCGCTCCCTGGCCTCCAACTACAACCATGCGCTGCGGCCCCCGGTGGTCGCGGTCCGAGACGGCGCGTCCCGCGTCGTCGTACGACGTGAGACTGAGGACGACCTGTTGGCAACCGACGTGGGTGACGAATGA